A window of the Octopus sinensis unplaced genomic scaffold, ASM634580v1 Contig16382, whole genome shotgun sequence genome harbors these coding sequences:
- the LOC115230797 gene encoding uncharacterized protein LOC115230797 codes for MAVKLDLRNAFNSVRRDRIMEVCVERAPEISQLVSSRTGKTPHLSLGIKSSVLEQESNKAPLGPLLFALAIDEAVRSILSPFNLWYLDDATIGGSVESITEDLSRLIPSLRNLGLNVNVDKSEILNLNYPEADFPNVNMTIQGFIAGAQTIQPSEATFLGCPLTPSGLKAHLAKKDSEFRNPPHSSLLELDSHIAFFLMKNSIHMPKLLYTLRCLPCYSHPDTLTHLEKSLKSCTEAVLNISFDEIGWTQAKLPVRFGGIGLRSPKDLAPHAHFSSISRNRQLVREVLLPFNELSLVADCRPSGILD; via the coding sequence ATGGCTGTCAAACTCGATCTGCGTAATGCCTTCAACAGCGTCAGGAGGGACCGTATAATGGAGGTATGCGTCGAGAGGGCTCCGGAGATTTCCCAGCTTGTCTCCTCTCGTACGGGGAAGACACCTCACTTATCTTTGGGGATAAAGTCATCCGTTCTCGAACAGGAGTCCAACAAGGCCCCTCTTGGACCATTACTATTCGCCTTAGCAATCGACGAGGCTGTACGGTCAATCCTCTCACCATTCAATTTATGGTACCTGGACGACGCCACCATTGGCGGCTCAGTTGAATCCATCACCGAGGACCTATCCCGCCTAATCCCTTCTTTGCGCAACCTTGGACTGAACGTTAACGTGGATAAATCGGAAATCCTAAACCTCAACTACCCTGAGGCGGATTTTCCGAATGTCAACATGACAATTCAAGGCTTCATCGCTGGTGCACAAACAATCCAGCCATCAGAAGCAACCTTCCTTGGATGCCCTTTAACCCCATCTGGCCTAAAGGCCCATCTGGCGAAGAAGGACTCTGAATTCCGTAACCCACCTCACAGCAGTCTCTTGGAGTTAGACTCACACATCGCTTTCTTCCTTATGAAAAACAGCATACACATGCCGAAACTTCTTTACACGCTCCGCTGCCTGCCATGCTACTCGCATCCAGACACTTTGACTCACTTGGAAAAATCACTGAAATCTTGCACGGAAGCAGTCCTGAACATCTCTTTTGACGAAATCGGCTGGACTCAAGCGAAACTTCCCGTCAGGTTTGGTGGGATCGGTCTTCGCTCGCCAAAAGATCTGGCTCCACATGCACACTTCTCTTCAATTTCCAGAAACCGGCAACTTGTCCGAGAGGTTCTACTCCCCTTCAACGAACTCTCTCTGGTTGCCGACTGCCGACCTTCTGGAATTCTGGACTGA